Genomic segment of Longimicrobiaceae bacterium:
AGAGTGTGGAGGCGAGAGCCGACGCGCTGCAATGCTCCGAGGCGATCGTCTTCATACAGCAAACCCTCCGATGGATGTGACCCATCGGAGGGTTTGTTGCTTCAACTCCCGGACCTCAATCTCCGGGATGACTCATGCTTCTGCTTCCGGTCCTTCCTCCGCGGCTACGCCGCCGGCCTCCGCGTCCGGCGAGCGCGCGGAACGAGCCCGGGGTCTCGGGGCGGGCCGTGCGGCCTCAGGTACGGTCCTGCTGGACCGGGACGCCGATCCTGCGCGCCAGGCTCCGGAACCGCGGGTCCGCGTGCAGCCTCCGGAACCGCGGCTCCCATCCCAGGTTCACCAGGAAGCTGGACCGTTCCGCGAAGGCCCGCTCCAGCCAGCGAAGCGCTTCCTCGTCGTCCCGGAGGCCCGCGTACACCGCGGCGAGGTCGTAGGCGGAGACGTAGCCGGTCCGGGAGCGCCGGAGCAGCTCGGCGAGGATGGTCCGGGCCATCGGCTCCTCGCCCGCGACCGCGTGCGCGTGCGCCTGGGCGGCGAGCGCGAACGAGCTGCCGCCCGAGTGCGAGACCGCGTCCTTGAAGGCGGCGATCGCCTCCGGGTACTTCCCCTCCTGCTCGTACGCCCAGCCCAGGATGAGCTCCGGCCAGAAGGACTCCGGCTGGATCCGGAGCGCCCGGAGCGATTCCGTGGCCGCATGCCCGGACTGTCCGTCCGCCAGGCCGTGCCACCCGGAGCACGCGATCATCGCTGCGTTGAACGGATCCAGCTCCGCCGCCCGGGCGCTCTCCCGGGCCGACTCCTCGGTCCGTCCGCGCGCGAGCAGCTGGTGCGCGTACATGTGCCGGAGGTAGGCGTTGCTCGGGTTCAGCGCGAGGGCCCGCCGGAAGTGCTTCTCCGCCTCGGTCCAGTTCCAGTCGTGGTGCAGGAGCACGATCCCCAGCGCGCCATGGGCCTCCGCCGACCTTTCGTCCCGGGCCAGGGCCTGCAGCGCGGCCCTCCGCGCCCCTCCGAACGCGGAGTCCGGCGGCAGCGCCGCGAAGAACCCCGCCAGCGCCAGCCGGTCCGCCAGCGTCGCGTACGCGGGTGCGAACTCCGGGTCGAGCGCGATCGCCTGCTGGAGCGCCTGGATGCTCCGCGAGCCCCCGGTCTGGCGGCCACGGAGGTACGACTCGTACGCGGCGGTGCCGACCGGGCCGGCGGCCCCTCCGCGCAGATCGCCCGAGCGCGCCGTCGAGCGGACCCCGATCTGCCCCGCTACCGCCCGGGCGACCCTGCCCTGGAGCGCGAAGATGTCCCGGATGTCGCCCTGGTGGCTCTCCGCCCAAACGTGCTCGTCGGAAGAGGCGCGGATCAGCTGCGCCGTGATCCTCACCCGGTCTCCATCTCGGAACACGGAGCCCTCCACGATCAGGTCCGCGTTCAGCTCCCGGGCGATCTCGGGGAGCTTCCGGCTGCCGGGATCCTTGTACGGCATTACGGAGGTGCGGGAGATCACCCGCAGGCCGTCCTCGCGCGCCAGCTCGGCGATGAGCGCCTCCGTCATGGCGTCGGCGAAGTGCTCCTGGCCCGGATCGCCCGTGTCGTTCTTGAGGGGGAGCACGGCGATCATCGGCGCCGGATGCTCCTCCTCGGCCGGCGGCCTCCCCCCGACCGGGAGCGGCGACAGGCTCGCGGCGAGAACCACGGCACCCGCCCCGAGCGCACCGGCCATCCACCCCCACCTCCGCCCCCGGCCATGCGGCCGAGGAGTCGCGTCCCCGGGCCGGGCGGGCGCGCCGTCCACCCATGCCGCCGGCGCGTCGGGGACGGACGCCCGGGCGGGAGCCGAGCTGGATCCGACCGGCTCCGCCTCGGCCGGAGCGGCCGCCTCCAGGGGAACGGCGGCTCGCGCGGGAGGCACCTCTCCGGCCCGGAGCCGATCGGCCAGGGCGGCGATCTCCGCACTGGGCTCCGCCCCGAGCTCCTCCCGCACGAGGACCTCGTGTATCCCCGCGTGCCGGATGGCTGCGGCAGGGTCGCCCGCGGCGGCCAGTGCGCTCATCAGCCGGAGCGCCACGCGCGAGCTGTAGGGGTCTTGCGCCGCGAGCTGCTGCCATCGCTGCGCCGCCGCGACGAAGTCGTCCCCCGCCTCGGCCTCGGCGGCGAGCGCCTCGAGGGTCCGGGCGTAGAGGCGCGCGAGGCGGTCCCGCTCGCCGTCGATCCAGCGCTCGAACTCCGGTGCATCCGAGAGGAAGAAGCCGTCCAGCAGAGGGCCCGCGTAGCACCGCACGGCGGTTTCCGGCTCTCCGCCCGAGAGCAGCGCCTCAAACTCCCACACGTCGCACGCGACCCGCTCCGCGTTCAGGCGCAGGTCGTCCCCCGGGGTGAGGACCAGCTCCTCGCCCCCTGCCTTCCGCACGTCGTAGAGCGCGGTTGCCAGCTGGTGACGGCCCCGCTCGGCGTCGTGCTCCGGCCAGAGGAGCGCTACGAGCTTGTCCCGGCTCATCGTGCGAGACGGCACCGTCCCGAGGAGCGCGAGGAGCGCCAGCCGCTTCCGGTGTGCCGCCCGCCCGGCGAGCGGTTGATCGTCGACGTGGGCCTGGAGGCCGCCGAACAGGCGGAGGGAGAGCATGCGGGGGGCTCCTGCGGCGGGAACGGCGCGAGATACCGGGAAGATATCGAGCGAAGACGGCGAAGATACCGCGCCTCCCCAATGTTAGCGCACCACTCGACGGGCTACAAGCACGATCGCTTGGCAGAGCCCCACGACCACCCCGATTCCATAGAGGGACCCATGAAGCGCACGACCATCCCCGCACTCTCCATCGGTCTGCTCACGCTGCTCGCGGCGGGATGCACGGACGAGACCGCTGCGCCCACCGCGATCGCGAACGAGGCCAGGGGAGTCGGGGAGCACGGAGGGGGGATCCCCGGCTCCATCGTCTTCGTCAGCGAGCGCGACGCCTTCCCCGGTGAGATGGGTGAAATCTACGCGATGAACGCGGATGGGAGCAGTGTCACGCGGCTCACCTTCGCACTGCCTGCAGATGACGCCTGGCCCGCCTGGTCGCCCAACGGCAAACGCATCGTCTTCGCCAGCGACCGGTCCGGCGACCGGGAGATCTGGGCCATGAACTCCGATGGGACGGAGCTCGTCCGCCTCACCCACAGCGCCGGCCCGGATGCGGGGGGCGTCTACTCCCCGAACGGGAAGCAGATCGCCTTCCACAGCCGGCGCGACGGCAACTTCGAGCTGTACGTCATGGACGCCGACGGCGAGAACCCCACCCGGCTCACCGACCACCCGGGAAGCGACCTGTGGCCGGACTGGTCCCCCAACGGGAAGCAGATCGCCTTTCAGCGCGGATTCCAGGGGAACGAGGACATCTACGTCCTCGACCTGAGGACCGGGGAGGAGCGCCGGCTCACCGACCATCGGGCCCCGGATCGGATGCCGGTCTTTTCTCCCAACGGGAAGCAGATCGTCTTCATGAGCGGGCGTGAGGGGTACTGCTCGATCTTCGTCATGGACGCGACAGGAGAAAACCTCGTCAACCTCACACCGAAGCCGGCCGGCGTTCCGGCGGGGAGCTGGTGCAACTTCTGGCCGTCCTGGTCCAGGAACGGGCAGCAGATCTACTTCGCCTCCGAGCGTCCGGGCACGGCCGACGTGGACGTGTTCGTGATGAACGCCGACGGAACGGGGGTGAGGCAGCTTACGAATGCCCCAGGGTGGGACTACGCGCCCGTAGCTCGGTAGTCGGAGCGGTCGCCGCGGGAATTCGTCGGGCATGACCGGGTGCACTCAGGTGCACCCGGCAGGACGCATGGCGGGAGGGCGATGTCTCCGCCCTCCCGCCATGCCGCACCCTGGGACCCCTCACCACGCCCGGACGGCACCCGCGGATGCCGCCGCACCGGCCGGTACTCCGACACCGGCGAGGTACGCGGCCACCAGCTCCAGCTCCTCGGCGAACACGCGACCCAGCAGCCGGCGCACGATGCGCTCCTCGATCCACCCCACGGGCCCCCACCGGCGCGGCATCACCGTGGAGATCGTCACCAGGGACGCCGTGCCCCCGGGCTCCGGGAGCACGCGGAAGGAGGTCACCATCCGCTCCGCCGGGTAGCTCTCCACGAGCAGGCGACCGGGCTCGGGCTCGGTCACGACCCCGCGTATGGTCCGGGTGCGCCCGGCGAACCGCCCGTGCACGAGAACGATCGTCCCGGCGCCGTACCCTCCCTGCTCCACGCTCATGCCGACGAAGAAGCTCGGCGGGACGATGCGCGGGTGCGCTTCACGATAGTCGGCGAACACACCGTAGACGGCCTCGGCCGGGGCCGCGATCCTGTGGGTCACCGCGACCTCGAACGTGCGTGCGGCCCCCTGGGCGGCAGGGGTATGGGTAGCGCTCATCGGCGATGTCTCTCCTGTCCTGGTTGGCTTCCCGATCTCGGACCGGTGTTCTCGCCGGGAAATCCGCGAGAAAGCCGGCGCCCGGGCCGAGCCCGGTGTCGGCACTTCTGCCGTCTCCTGCTCTGACCGCCTGCCCGGTGGCCGCCGACCGCCAAGGCGGACCAGTACACGTCGAAGTGCCACATACGATCCTCCTGTCCTTTCTGGAAGACCCACGATGGGCCTTGGCTTCCTACGGGTGCCGATCCGCCGTCCGACTCCGGGCGGCCCAGCCCGCCAGAGCGCAGGATAGTGCCAGCTCGTCGCGAAGGCATCGGTCAAACGACCTACGGCAACGCTGCGCTCCGGATTCCGCCACGCGGCGTCGGGCGCGCGCCTTGCGGCAGCCCAGGACCTGCACGCCTCCGGTCCATCCTTCGCACAGGGAGCCTCCCGTGATCCAGCCCCTCGCCGCTGCCGCACTCCTGGTGCTCGCCTCCGCGGCCGCGCTTCGCGCCCAGCAGCCGGATCCCGAGACGGCCGGCTTTCTGCTCATGCGCGGCGTGGACACGGTCAGCGTGGAGCGGTTCAGCCGCACGGGTGGCGTGCTCGAGGGCCGCATTCTGGCACGCAAGAGAGTCCCGATCACGTACCGCGCCGTGGTGGATGCCGGCGCCACGATCGATCGTCTCGAGCTGCAGGTGCTTCAACCCGGCGCGCCCGAGGAGGCGCCTCCCAGGCAGCGGCTCGTCGCGCTCTTCCGCGGCGACAGCATCTTCACGCAGGCTTTCAGCGGCGACTCGTCCAAAGCGGAGCGTCTGGGTACGCGGTCAGGAGCGCTCCCGTACCACCCGCAGCTTCCCATGCTGTCGCTGCTGGAGCAGGTCGTTCGCCGTGCCCGCGTGCTCGGAGGCGAGCGCGTCCAGGTCCCGGTGTTCCTGATGAGCAGCGGAGCACAGACGGTCCTGGCGACCGTCGAGTTTCGTGGAGCGGACTCGGCCCGAGTCGAGATCGGCAGCATCGACGCCCGCCTGGCCGTGGACCGTGAGGGGCGCATCCTAGGGGGGGTGGCGCAGGGCGAGCAGGTCATCGAGCGGGTGGCGGTGCTTCCGGGCCGCGTGTTCGCGACGCAGCCGGCCGACTACTCTGCGCCGGCAGGCGCGCCGTACACCGCGGAGGAGGTGAGGATCGAGACCGCGGCCGGACACACGCTGGTGGGAACGCTGACGATCCCGAAGAATGCAACCGGGCGCGTCCCGGCCGTCGTCACGATCACGGGCTCGAGCCGGCAGGATCGTGACCACAACACGCCGTACGGCGGCCCGTACCGCATCTTCCGCCAGGTGGCCGACACGCTCGGCCGACGCGGCATTGCCGTTCTCCGGATGGACGACCGGGGCGTCGGGCAGTCCACGGGCGACTTCGAATCGGCGACCACCGCCGACCGGGCCGACGACATTCGCGCGGGACTCGCATACCTGCGCGGCCGGCAGGATATAGACGGCCGGCGGCTCGGCCTGGTGGGGCTGAGCGAGGGCGGGGCGATCGCCCCGATGATCGCGGCCACCGATCCGGCGCTCGACGGCATCGTCCTGCTGGCGGCACCCGCGAGCACCGGGCGGCAGATCCTGGAGTACCAGGGCCGATACAACATCGAGCAGAAGGAGGCGATCCGCCCCGAGCAGCGCGACTCCGTGTACCGGTCGGAGCTCGCGAAGGTGGAGGCACGGCTACACGAGGAGCCCTGGCTCCGCTTCTTCCTCTCATACGATCCGCTCCAGACCGCGCGGCGTGTGCGGCAGGTGCCCGTGCTCATCCTCCATGGCACCACCGACCGGAACGTCCCGCCTGCGGATGCTCAGAGGCTGGCGGAGGCCTTCCGCCGGGCCGGCAACAGGGACGTGACCGTGCGGATGTTCGAGGACATGAACCACATCTTCCTGCGCGACCCGGACGGGAACCCCAGCAAGTACGAGTCGCTGCCGTCCTTCGAGGTGGCTCCGGAGGTGCTCGGCACCATCGCGGACTGGACGGCCGCTCACCTGAAGCGGTAGTGACGCCGCCCAGGCGGAACCCTAACGGTCTGCTCCTCGGTGCAGCGCATCATCGCCGCTCACCGGGCGGGATCCACCAGCGGCCGACCGTCAGGAGATCGCTGCGGGCATCCGCCTCGACCCCCTGCAGCCGGGTGCGGAGCGCGACCAGGCGCTCGGGATAGTAAAGCAGCGTAAATGGTGACTGGTGAACGATCAGGCGCTGGTACTCCCGCCAGAGTGGCCGTGCCGCCTCCCGATCCGGGATAACCGGCAGCGTATCCAGGAGCCAGTCGGCGCGCGGATGAGAGAAGCCCGTCCACTGGTAGACGCTACGGTCTGCGAAGCGAGAATGGAGGATCTGCGAGTCGTCCTTCCGGAACTCGTCGTAGAAGTGCAGCGCCACGGCCTCGAAGTCGCGGGTGCGAGCGCCATCCCGGTCCAGGCGGCCCTCGCCCTGGCCGACCAGCGTGTTGAACTCAAGCAACCGGGGCTGCGCGTCGATGCCGATCCGTCTCAGCTGCGCCTGGACGATCTCGACCACCTCCTTCCACGTATCATCCCCCTGAATGGTCTTCAACGTGAAGCGGAAGGGCCGGCCCTGCTCGTCCTCGAGGATCCCGTCGCCGTCCCGGTCGTGCCACCCTGCTCCTGCCAGCAGGCGCCTGGCTTCCGCGGTGTCGTAGGGGAGCAGGGTCTCGGGATCGTCGGCGGCGAAGGACCAGTGCGCGGGTGTGACCGTCGAGCGGCCGATCATGCCGTACCCGTACAGGGCGGCATCGACCAGGGCCTGGCGGTCGATCGCCAGCGTGAGAGCCCGCCGCTCTTCGGGGCTGTCGAACATCGGCAGGCGCCCGTTCCAGGCGATGTAGTCCCACTTGTTGTGGGGATAGGCGATCAGGCGAACGCCGGGCGTTTGCGCGAGCCGGTCCGCTTCCGACGGCTTCGCACCGAGCCATACGTCGACGGCGCCGGTCAGGATCTCGGTCACCAGTGCAGTCTGCGCGGGGATCACACGGAAGATCAGCCGGTCCAGGTACGGCCGTCCGCCGAGTGCCGCGGGAAAGTCGGGGTTGGCCTCGAAGACCCATTCCTGGCCGGGAACTCGACGGACGAAGCGGAAGGGACCGTTCCCGACGGGTTGCGTTCCGAAAGGATGGTTGCGGATCTGCTCGGGCGCCACGTCGGCCAGCAGGTGCTTCGGTACGGGTGGGTTCCAGTACCAGCCCTCCATGAAGTCCGCGTGCCGGCGGAGCCGGAACCGTACGGTGTGCAGGTCCACCAGCTCTCCCTTCGGCGCGTACAGAGCGAAGGTGTGAGCACCCGCGTAGGCGGTCCGGGGATCGACCAGGCGCTCATAGGAAAAGAGCACATCCTCCGCCGTTACGGGCACTCCGTCGTGCCACTTCACGTCCTTCCGGAGATGGAACGTCAGCTGCAGCGTATCCGGTGCAACGCGGACCGTGTCCCACCGCTCCGCCAGCCAGGGGACCGGCGCGAAGTTCTCGTCGTACCGGATCAGCGGGGCGAACAGAAGATCGCGCTTCATCATTCCCGCCTCGCCGCCCATGTCGCCGGTGAGTACGTTCAGGGCCTGCGGCTCGAGGGAGAGAGCGACTACCGCGGTGCCGCCGTAGCGCTGGGCCTCTTCGACCTGGTCCGGTGCGGCGCCCGCCCCCGGCTCCGCGTCGCCCCCGCCACATGCGGCGACCAGGACCACGAGCATGCACATGCCACGCGGTCGCATGATCATGATGCGCTCCTCCTGCTGGTACGCCGTTGGGCGGGTGGAATCCACCAGCGTGGCACCGTGGCGAGGAAGCCGCGGCCGTCCATCTCCACATCCTGCAGCCGTTCGCGGACAGACCACAGCGACTCAGGATAGTAGAGCACGGTGTAGGGCTGCTCCCGGGCGAGCAGTCGCTGGTACTCCCTCCAGAGCGGGAGCGCCGCCGCCCGGTCCAGCGTAACCCGCAGGCTGTCCATCAGCGAGTCGGCTCGCGGGTTCGAGAAGCCGGTCTCGTTCATCGATGACCGGCTGTGCAGGTACGGCGAGTCATCCTTGGAGAACGGCCCATCGACCCAGCCGAGGATCACGGCCTGGTAGTCCCGTATGCGCTCGCCGCGCGCATCGATTCGCCCCTCCAGCTGTTGGATCAGCGTCTTCAGCTCGACCTCCCGGACGACGACGTCCACGCCGATCCGCCGCAGCTGCGCCTGAGACACGACCGCGGCCTCGCGCGACTGCTCGTACCCGGACGGGAACTTCAGGACGAATCGAAACGGCTGTCCCGCCGTGTTCTCGCGAATACCATCGCCATCACGGTCGTACCAGCCGGCCTCTCCCAGCAGCCGCCCCGCACGCGCAGGATCATGAGGGAGAGTCAGCGTGGGGTCGTCGGCGTCATACGCCCAATGGGCCGGTGTCACGGTAGAGCCACCGGGTTCGGCAGGGCCGCCCGCAACGGCGTGGGCGATTGCCTTTCGATCCAGCCCGAGTGCGAGCGCCTGACGTACTCGCGTATCCCGGAAGAGCGGCAGCCGCAGGTTCCAGCCGATGTAGCTCCACTCCCCCTCAGGGAAGTCGTGCAGGCGCAGCTCAGGTGCTCCGG
This window contains:
- a CDS encoding ABC transporter substrate-binding protein, which encodes MIMRPRGMCMLVVLVAACGGGDAEPGAGAAPDQVEEAQRYGGTAVVALSLEPQALNVLTGDMGGEAGMMKRDLLFAPLIRYDENFAPVPWLAERWDTVRVAPDTLQLTFHLRKDVKWHDGVPVTAEDVLFSYERLVDPRTAYAGAHTFALYAPKGELVDLHTVRFRLRRHADFMEGWYWNPPVPKHLLADVAPEQIRNHPFGTQPVGNGPFRFVRRVPGQEWVFEANPDFPAALGGRPYLDRLIFRVIPAQTALVTEILTGAVDVWLGAKPSEADRLAQTPGVRLIAYPHNKWDYIAWNGRLPMFDSPEERRALTLAIDRQALVDAALYGYGMIGRSTVTPAHWSFAADDPETLLPYDTAEARRLLAGAGWHDRDGDGILEDEQGRPFRFTLKTIQGDDTWKEVVEIVQAQLRRIGIDAQPRLLEFNTLVGQGEGRLDRDGARTRDFEAVALHFYDEFRKDDSQILHSRFADRSVYQWTGFSHPRADWLLDTLPVIPDREAARPLWREYQRLIVHQSPFTLLYYPERLVALRTRLQGVEADARSDLLTVGRWWIPPGERR
- a CDS encoding BTAD domain-containing putative transcriptional regulator, whose translation is MLSLRLFGGLQAHVDDQPLAGRAAHRKRLALLALLGTVPSRTMSRDKLVALLWPEHDAERGRHQLATALYDVRKAGGEELVLTPGDDLRLNAERVACDVWEFEALLSGGEPETAVRCYAGPLLDGFFLSDAPEFERWIDGERDRLARLYARTLEALAAEAEAGDDFVAAAQRWQQLAAQDPYSSRVALRLMSALAAAGDPAAAIRHAGIHEVLVREELGAEPSAEIAALADRLRAGEVPPARAAVPLEAAAPAEAEPVGSSSAPARASVPDAPAAWVDGAPARPGDATPRPHGRGRRWGWMAGALGAGAVVLAASLSPLPVGGRPPAEEEHPAPMIAVLPLKNDTGDPGQEHFADAMTEALIAELAREDGLRVISRTSVMPYKDPGSRKLPEIARELNADLIVEGSVFRDGDRVRITAQLIRASSDEHVWAESHQGDIRDIFALQGRVARAVAGQIGVRSTARSGDLRGGAAGPVGTAAYESYLRGRQTGGSRSIQALQQAIALDPEFAPAYATLADRLALAGFFAALPPDSAFGGARRAALQALARDERSAEAHGALGIVLLHHDWNWTEAEKHFRRALALNPSNAYLRHMYAHQLLARGRTEESARESARAAELDPFNAAMIACSGWHGLADGQSGHAATESLRALRIQPESFWPELILGWAYEQEGKYPEAIAAFKDAVSHSGGSSFALAAQAHAHAVAGEEPMARTILAELLRRSRTGYVSAYDLAAVYAGLRDDEEALRWLERAFAERSSFLVNLGWEPRFRRLHADPRFRSLARRIGVPVQQDRT
- a CDS encoding SRPBCC family protein; the encoded protein is MSATHTPAAQGAARTFEVAVTHRIAAPAEAVYGVFADYREAHPRIVPPSFFVGMSVEQGGYGAGTIVLVHGRFAGRTRTIRGVVTEPEPGRLLVESYPAERMVTSFRVLPEPGGTASLVTISTVMPRRWGPVGWIEERIVRRLLGRVFAEELELVAAYLAGVGVPAGAAASAGAVRAW
- a CDS encoding DPP IV N-terminal domain-containing protein, giving the protein MKRTTIPALSIGLLTLLAAGCTDETAAPTAIANEARGVGEHGGGIPGSIVFVSERDAFPGEMGEIYAMNADGSSVTRLTFALPADDAWPAWSPNGKRIVFASDRSGDREIWAMNSDGTELVRLTHSAGPDAGGVYSPNGKQIAFHSRRDGNFELYVMDADGENPTRLTDHPGSDLWPDWSPNGKQIAFQRGFQGNEDIYVLDLRTGEERRLTDHRAPDRMPVFSPNGKQIVFMSGREGYCSIFVMDATGENLVNLTPKPAGVPAGSWCNFWPSWSRNGQQIYFASERPGTADVDVFVMNADGTGVRQLTNAPGWDYAPVAR
- a CDS encoding ABC transporter substrate-binding protein, which produces MTTPAAPRVPLPGSVTARGGLLALLLLAACVPADSRGGPDAADGEIPEAERYGGTAVVLLAQDFQPLNPLTADLRPNLQLHQFVLYTPVLRYDRQFRPLPGLAEQWDTVRVAPDTLQLTFRLRRDVRWHDGAPTTADDVLFTFVRTKEPKTASPHAAMLRLYSPVAEKLDSFTVRFRVRASPDFLSFWMTRPPAPKHLLQAVPPEAMRQHPFGAERVVGNGPFRFVRRVSGQEWIFEANPLHPPALGGRPYLDRLVFRVVPDGTGRLTDVLTGAADVSAIPPARRAEVAGAPELRLHDFPEGEWSYIGWNLRLPLFRDTRVRQALALGLDRKAIAHAVAGGPAEPGGSTVTPAHWAYDADDPTLTLPHDPARAGRLLGEAGWYDRDGDGIRENTAGQPFRFVLKFPSGYEQSREAAVVSQAQLRRIGVDVVVREVELKTLIQQLEGRIDARGERIRDYQAVILGWVDGPFSKDDSPYLHSRSSMNETGFSNPRADSLMDSLRVTLDRAAALPLWREYQRLLAREQPYTVLYYPESLWSVRERLQDVEMDGRGFLATVPRWWIPPAQRRTSRRSAS
- a CDS encoding alpha/beta fold hydrolase, whose protein sequence is MIQPLAAAALLVLASAAALRAQQPDPETAGFLLMRGVDTVSVERFSRTGGVLEGRILARKRVPITYRAVVDAGATIDRLELQVLQPGAPEEAPPRQRLVALFRGDSIFTQAFSGDSSKAERLGTRSGALPYHPQLPMLSLLEQVVRRARVLGGERVQVPVFLMSSGAQTVLATVEFRGADSARVEIGSIDARLAVDREGRILGGVAQGEQVIERVAVLPGRVFATQPADYSAPAGAPYTAEEVRIETAAGHTLVGTLTIPKNATGRVPAVVTITGSSRQDRDHNTPYGGPYRIFRQVADTLGRRGIAVLRMDDRGVGQSTGDFESATTADRADDIRAGLAYLRGRQDIDGRRLGLVGLSEGGAIAPMIAATDPALDGIVLLAAPASTGRQILEYQGRYNIEQKEAIRPEQRDSVYRSELAKVEARLHEEPWLRFFLSYDPLQTARRVRQVPVLILHGTTDRNVPPADAQRLAEAFRRAGNRDVTVRMFEDMNHIFLRDPDGNPSKYESLPSFEVAPEVLGTIADWTAAHLKR